A genome region from Dickeya dadantii NCPPB 898 includes the following:
- a CDS encoding nitroreductase family protein, with product MNSTILTQPQSPLHDAQSFSKTVRLRRSYRGFLPTPVPEEILRNVLEDAQHAPSNCNTQSWNVHIVSGNKLTELAKILHEKNNAGAFTPDFTFDMDHFYGVYGERKNAQGKAYYEAMNIAREDKEGRHRAVAYNYSFF from the coding sequence ATGAACAGCACGATACTTACCCAACCGCAGTCCCCCCTTCATGACGCACAGTCCTTTAGCAAAACAGTAAGGCTTCGTCGTTCTTACCGGGGTTTTCTTCCGACTCCTGTTCCGGAGGAAATATTGCGCAATGTATTAGAAGACGCCCAGCACGCTCCTTCTAACTGCAATACCCAGTCGTGGAATGTACATATCGTTTCAGGCAACAAGCTGACGGAACTGGCGAAAATACTCCATGAGAAGAATAATGCCGGGGCGTTTACTCCCGATTTTACCTTCGATATGGACCATTTTTATGGCGTATACGGCGAACGTAAAAATGCACAGGGCAAGGCTTATTATGAAGCCATGAATATTGCCCGTGAGGACAAAGAGGGGCGCCACCGGGCTGTCGCCTATAATTACTCTTTTTTTTAA